A window of Miscanthus floridulus cultivar M001 chromosome 12, ASM1932011v1, whole genome shotgun sequence genomic DNA:
TAATGTGTGTATTTTTGCAATGGAAGCAACGCTCCAATGCAGTCCCTCGCCTGCATCGAGGCAAAGGACAATTAGAACGTAAAAGTATTCTAGCTGGAGATGATTGTATTCGTCAAAAAGTATCACATCGAGTGATGGTTGTCTAGAAAAGAAGGAATACGACATGAAATAGAGTTGTCGGCTCCGACAGTCGTATCGGCAACTGGGCCGCCGACTCCGCTCATAATTTATTTTTTGTTATCAGTTTATACTTTGTGCAGACTGCAGACGGCCGTGCAATGCAGCGCGAATCAAAACGTTCGCTCAAGGTTTCATATATGCAAGCATGGGCCCTCATAAGCGTGTCCTTGCACGGGTACTCGTCCGGCAGCCCATTTTCGCGTACACCGCATGTGTAGAGGCCCGAGGTCATGCTATGCGGCCCACGTAGATTCATCGGGACCTGTTGGCATCTAGCGGGCGGGCGGTGGGTGGCGCCGACAGCTCTTCTATCGGCCTTCGAGCGGCCGATATGTTGTTATATGTTAAATTTTTGTATAACAGCTTCTAGATTTATAATTAATcattaaaaatattatttaaaaaaaatcatgccATGATGTCGCGGTGTCCGAGGGGGCACCATGGCCAGCGTGCTTGCGGCTTGCCTCTGGTGTTTCATCCCAGAGAGCTCTCCTCAGCACGGCCTGGGCCTCAGCGCTGCTCGGCTACGCTCGCCGAGCACTGCATGCGCGCTAGCAGTGAGCGGGCCGCCGACGAGGCTGCCGCGCGCACCCCGCCCAGCCGGAGCGAGGCGGACTGAGGCGCACGACGTCCGGATGGGGCAGACGCCCGTGGCCAAGCATTATTGTTTGCTAATCTCCAGCACGGCGGTGCATGTTCCACCATGGACCATTATCATCATCAGAACCCAAAATTAACATGTTCTGTTACAATTCTCCATATTTTCTGGTTGGTCGACAGCTTAACATGCATGTCTGGTAACGACTCGATTCTTTACCCTGTATTCCAGTAGGTCTCGGAGTCCTAGTTCAGGTAGAAtagtattttctgaatttgtagGTATATAAGAGGACATcgactaccaccaccaccaccatgaacgACGTGTGTGTTGAAGGTTTAGCTGAAAAAAATCCTGCGCGGCCATGGCTAATAACAGGCCTAGTAATTCGTCATCGGTCGACAACGGCCACCAGATGTTTATCAATCCCCTGCTTTGCTGACGGAACACAAGCTGGTTTAATTGGTGATGGTGTAACACAGCACGCAAGCAGCAACATCAGTCGCAGCAATGGCATTGCGTCCTTTGTCTTTACACGCCTCACTGATTTACGTGTTCACTACTGCCAGAAGCTGACGAGCCTTGAGCAGTTCTTGATCCCAGAGACACTGCCATCCATCAAGTCGATAGTGCTTGAGTTCAGTCAGAATCTAAAATCAATACCAGTCCATCGTTTTGCTGAATTTGTTTGCCTACAGGACCTAAAAATCTGTCGATGTAGCAAGCTGGAGTGCCCAGGGGAAATGGTTTTGCCCCCCTCACTCCGAGGACTCTGTATAGTGGATTGCAATGAGCTGGAGAGGTCATTTCCAGCCTGCCTAGAGAACCTCGCCTCTCTCACCCTCCTGCAGTTGGCTTATTGTATTGTAATAGCGTCATGTGCATCCCGTTGAACACGATCGGCTCCTCAAACATGCTGAAATGCCTGGTTATAAGTCACTGTCCGGAGTTGTCATCCATCGGAGGATTACAGGGCCTTGCATCCCTACAGCACATCCAGCTATCTGACTGCCCAAAGCTTACCGGTACAGCTGCCGTTCGAGAAGAAGGAACTGCGGACCAAGGAGGGCAAGGAACTGCTCAAATTTCTTGTTGATGTCCCGTGGTGGCTTCCTGGAGCTAGCCCTCAACACCTTTGTCACCAACATCACTACATGCCTGTATGGCAAATTAATGCTGATCGGGGTCAGTTCTCAATTCTGATGCTCCTCTACTGGCTGCTTGTCTAGACTAGACAGTAATGATTGCTGGCTCTTTTGTTTTTTCAACTTGCAGGGTACGGTGGATCTCAAGTTCGATTGCAACTAACTGCCTGCGCTTCTCAAGGCTCATTTCAACGACAAGGAGGGTCGCTTCTCTGTCATGTAGTATACAGACGACCAAGCTGACACGTTATTCAGGGCAAATGAGATCGAGTACAAAAGATGGCAAGCAGCAGCAACGCAGGCATCGAACATATATGAGACCTCAACACCTAAGGTTACTCTCTATCCCGATTCCTCCGATCTCCTCAGTTTCTACTTGTATATCTAGTACCCGGAGACACACAACATTCGCATGCACGCATGTGTGCTTGCTGGGTGTATTCAGAAATCAGTTTTTTCTCCCGCGGTAGTTTCCATGGAACCTCCAAGACTCTTATAGTTACCACTATTACTGAGCTGCACAGAAACACTCTGTTTCTACTATCATAAGATCACCGCAAACCATCTATGCAAAGTTATTAATTAGTGCAGTTTCATAACTTGTGTGATGTATAGAAACGCTTATGCATCGCCTACTTGTGTTTTGTGGACCAGCAGCGAGTGCGAGGATTGAGTACAGCGAGCTTAGGTTTATTTGGCACAGATGAACCAATGTCGATGTTACAGTCACGGCCAATCAGAAAAGATGTGTTCTGATGAACCAATGTCGACCAATCAGAAAAGATGTGTTCTGATGATCTTCAGCACGGAAGTACATATGTTTCTACTAGGTAAGAGTTGTACCGTAGCAGCGAGTGTGAGTCTTTAGTACAGCGGTTTATTtgatttcacaaagatgaactaATAAAGCTAACCGCAACAGATGCCTTCAAATTCAAGATTAGGATGATTGGGGCCAGCCACAGTTCGGCATGATAGTTCTTTTTTTGTTTTGCGGAAGGCATGATATAATCTTCTATTGGTCTAGTATTTGGCCGATTCTATTGTTTTATTTAGTATTTGGCCAACAAAAAAGAAACATCCACATTCATTCCCAAGGTCTAGAAAATTGCCATGTTGATTAGAGAAAATAAAATTAAAGTGCCCCTCTACCTGCTGATAAATTCCACACCACTGCCATTACACGAATTTTAACCTAGAAACACCATTATGCCGATTTCTCTATTACCAACACATGTCATTATAAAATGGCTTCTCAATTTACACTTGCTACAAGTGATTGAATCTTTGTTACGGAATAAAAGGAAATTGAAAGTTGCAATTCAAATTATCTTTTGATATGGATATATAAAATGGCCAAGCATTATTGTGGTAATCTCCAGCACGGCAGTGCATGTTCCACCATGGACGACTATCATCATCAGAACCCAAAATTAACATGTCATGTTACAGTTCTCCATATTTTCTGGTTGGTCGACAGCTTAACATGCATGTCCGGTAACGACTCGATTCTTTACCCTGTATTCCAGTAGGTCTCGGAGTCCTAGTTCAGGTAGAATAGTATTTTCTGAATTTGCAGGTATACAAGAGGACATcgactaccaccaccaccaccatgaacgACGTGTGTGTTGAAGGTTTATCTAAAAAAATCATGCGCGGCCATGGCTAATAACAGGCCTAGTAATTCGTCATCGGTCGACAACGGCCACCGGATGTTACCGGAGACGTGGTCGACATGCCGGACACAGGCCATCACGTGGACGCACAACTTCGTGGTGACCGACTTCTCGCCGCTCGACAGCATGGCCCCCGGCGACTACGTCAGCTCGGGCACCTTCTTCATCGGCGGCTGCGAATGGAGCATCCAGTTCTTCCCCGGCGGCGAGGGTGCAAAGGACGACGACGAACCTGCTGCTTATACGACGCTGCGTTTGAATCTTCTTGACGGATCACCAGGCGTGAGGGTTAAGTTCAGTATAAGCCTGCTGTTCGATAAAGACAGTCAAGCGCCGTCGTCGGGGAAGAaagggaaaaagaagaagaagggatcagCGGGACAATGAGATAAACAAGTACCAATAATTGCAAGAACCTTGTTCACGGACACAAGAACCTATGACATGGAGCACAGTAACAACTGGGGCTGGTCTGATTTCATCGAGAAATCCAAGCTAAAAGAGCTGCCGCACGGCTTCACAATCCGGTGCGCCGTGACCGTCATGAAGCATCGCATTGAAGACGCGGCGACCGTCGCAGCCCCGCCGTCGGACCTGCATCGGGACTTCGCGCGCATGCTGGAGGCCGCCGACGGCGCCGACATCACGATCAGCGTCGGCGACCGGTTCTTCCTCGCCCACAGGTACGTGCTCGCCGCGCGGTCCAGGGTGTTCAGGGCGCAGCTCTTCGGCGCCATGGAGGAGAGTTTCACGGGGTGCATCCGGATCGAGGACATGGACCCGTCCGTGTTTGAGAGGCTTCTACACTTCGCGAATCAAAACCTTCACTCAAGGTTTCATATATGCAAGCATGGGCCCTCATAAGCGTGTCCTTGCGCGGGTACTCGTCCAGCAGCCCATTTTCGCGTACACCGCGTGTGTAGAGGCCCGAGGTCATGCTATGCGGCCCACGTAGATTCCTCTGCCGATTAGTCCTGTCAGACTCCATCTGCCGACAGGTCCCTGTTGTGGCGGATGTCGGCTGCCACGTAGGCCTATCGGCTAGTCAGAAGCCGACAGGTGTAATATCGGTCGCGGAGCAGCCGATGGACTGCTATAGGTCAAGTTTTTTAATAACAGCTTCTAGATTTATAATTAATcattaaaaatattatttaaaagaATCTTGCCACGATGTCGCGGTGTCCGAGGGGGCACCATGGCCAGCGTGCTTGCGGCTTGCCTCTGGTGTTTCATCCCAGAGAGCTCTCCTCAGCACGGCCTGGGCCTCAGGGCTGCTCGGCTACGCTCGCCGAGCACTGCATGCACGCCAGCAGCGAGCGGGCCGCCGACGAGGCTGCCGCGCGCACCCCGCCCAGCCGGAGCGAGGGCCAGACGCTGACCATCGTCCACTGCGTCTTCGTGTCAGGCTTCACGACGCTGTTCCTGGCCGCGCGCGTCGTGTGGCTGCTCTTCTTCCCCAGCTCTTGTTCCTGGCCGCTGTGAGGACGAAGCCACCCCTCGGGAAGCCACGAGATGCCTGCAGTGCGGATGCAACAGACTTGCAGTGCGGATGCAAATGCAAGCCTACATAGGTCGATACCGTAAAAATTGGGTGTACAGTGGGATGCAACGTGGAGGTTCTTTGAGGAGAGTGCTAGCCTGCATATTGGCTTGTGCAGGTAACCAATCAGAGACGGGTTGCACTACGGTGGCATGGATAAAAACAGGCCCGTGTGAATTAGAACCCCCAAGAGTGCACGTAGGGGCTACGAAATGTTGAAAGTCCATCCCGCACGGCCGCACTTTGGTAGTTGGGTTATATAGCTAACTTGGTCCATATGTGTCGCCCCACGCTGCCCAATCGTCCCCATCGGCCCATGTGCAGAACCGTGGCCCGCTCCTGGCCTTCAAGGCTTATCAAGTGCTCTAGTACTACTGGGCTACTACGTGCAATACCTGCTGAAGCAAGCAGTTGCTGTAATTTTAATTTTTTGGTTTTGGTAATCGGTAAGGCTTGTGCACGGAGCGTCCGGCCTTAGGCCCGTGGCCGAACACAGC
This region includes:
- the LOC136496138 gene encoding BTB/POZ and MATH domain-containing protein 2-like; the protein is MEHSNNWGWSDFIEKSKLKELPHGFTIRCAVTVMKHRIEDAATVAAPPSDLHRDFARMLEAADGADITISVGDRFFLAHRYVLAARSRVFRAQLFGAMEESFTGCIRIEDMDPSVFERLLHFANQNLHSRELSSARPGPQGCSATLAEHCMHASSERAADEAAARTPPSRSEGQTLTIVHCVFVSGFTTLFLAARVVWLLFFPSSCSWPL
- the LOC136496137 gene encoding BTB/POZ and MATH domain-containing protein 3-like yields the protein MANNRPSNSSSVDNGHRMLPETWSTCRTQAITWTHNFVVTDFSPLDSMAPGDYVSSGTFFIGGCEWSIQFFPGGEGAKDDDEPAAYTTLRLNLLDGSPGVRVKFSISLLFDKDSQAPSSGKKGKKKKKGSAGQ